AGAGTTTAGGCCGAGGAGGCTTCTGGGGTTTCTTTCTCCCGTCGAGGACTAAATTGATTCGCGCTATTTTGGAGTGTGAGCCGATGTGAGGGGGGTGTTGGGGGGAAATGAGACGTTACAGGCTTCTGAATAAAGACTGTTAAAACTTTTTAGATATGAAAACTATTTCTAGGGCGGTCGGTGTCCTCGGAGGGCCCGCGGACCCCACATTGGGAACCAGATCGAAATCATCTGGTCGCTTTTATAAAAGCTGCATTAAAACTGcggtttttttttctgctgttggaCTTTGAACAAGTCCGAGTGTGgtagagacagaaaatgtcccaacatttttaatgaagtCAGGGCCTGAACCTGGAGAATAGTGAAATGATGAAagattgttttaaatgttggaAGATCTTTTAAAGACTGGATTTCAGCTCAGGGAAATAGGACTACAAGGTCAAATGGCTATATGAAATATCtcagcatttcaaaataaatatttttcatttcgTCCTTTATGTAGGCTGGTGTGTTACCTTGCAGACTTCCcgtaaacaggaaaaaaaacacatatccGGGACTCTCAATACTGAGGTCAACCAGtgtatcattaaaaaaaattaaaaataacaaaccttCAATAAACTAAACTAGTACACAAAACCaagagaaatatgtttttctaaGTTCATGATTGTCCTCTATGGCATTTCACtctgcatttcaaaataaagttaaggCAACTTGAGACCACGTTGtccttttgaaaatattttattccatAGACAACAGCGATATACACATACAATCAAAGCGCTATAAAAGCcaacatttaagaaaaataacTTGTCCTTAAAAAAGATTGCATCTAAGGTAAGAGCtttacgtttttttttctttttacaagaGCTGTGGAGATTGAAGATTAAAACCCGACCCACGACAAATATCACAACTCATtgatttgacaaaaaaacaaaacaaacaataaaaacaaacaaacaaacgaaaGATTTTGGCTATTAGGACATGTTGTAAACTGCCAGAACgattcacagaaaaaaaaaaatcacaccaaacacaacaataagttacataaaataattcgaataaataaataaataaacatatgatGAAAAATATTGCAACAAtcttcaataataataatagtaataataaaatatgtgccagcattcaaaattaaaacaatctatgttgactttttttttttttaaggcagtTTTACAGCGGGATTTGGATGTGTATGTAGGCTATTTCAGACTATTTGTTTACTAAAGGCATTTGTGGTTCTACTAAACGGAACGCTTCAgtcactcttttttttccaccaagACAAAGTTGATTAAGGTCTGTCATTCACAAACTAGCGTAAAGCTACAGTGAGAGAGCAGTCACAGTCGGTGAATTGAAAAGGCTGTGATGGGGAGGCTTTCTGAGAATGTTCTTAGGTCTAGAAGCTATCATTGAGCACATGTGCTGTCCTAGAAAAATACCCTTTAACAGTCAAACTAAcgctttgaatctttttttttttcctcttgatAAACTAATTTGAGACAGAAAATCTCAAAATAGGCCTATGTGTAAATTCAAATATAGAGAGTAGCATTCAACAATCACTGATTGGCGTTGGAGGGGCGTGGGGGGGGGGAAAGACACCTCATGAAACACCACTGAAACATCAAACCGCCCTGCCTTTCATTGGCCTAACGTTATGGCAGTGAGCATCACAAactctggatttttttttttttttttttttttttttttttttttttaccccaaaGCCACTTTTCTTTTAGTCCCCCATCTCCCCTCCCCACAACCCACCCACCCCCAAAATCAAAGGCACGAGTTTCTGAATTTAGCAGGCGGGGCGCACCGGCATTTGGAGCAGGATCACCTGCCTGTTCTCCGAGGGGTGACACTTGTTTATGTGCCTGGTGAGCCCCGGCGAGCTGTAGAGAGTGGCGGGGCAGTATTTGCACGGGTAAATCTGGGAGGAGTGCATGAGGCGCAGGTGTCTCTCCTGGCCGGCCCTGCTGGTGAAACTCTCCCCGCACACCGGGCACAGCAGGCAGTCCACTGGGCTCAGATTGAGGGGGCTTTGGTTTGAGGCTTCCtctgaggatgatgatgaagatgaggaggaggaggaggaggaggaagaggaagtggacATCAGTGCCTGCTCTGGAGCGCGGTCGCTGGTTTGAAAGCCGTTCTCCTCCAGCACTTTCTTTTGCAAGGCCTGGTGTCCCATGATGTGTTTTCTTAGGTATGCCTGTCGCTTAAACCTCTTTCCGCAGAACTGGCAGTCATACGAGCCATCTTCAGAGCCCGACTCGGACAGACCTGGGCTCGGGGTGTCTCTGTCGCTCATGTCTTTGGCTTCCTCGGAGACGGACTTGACACCTAGTGGTGGCATTTTGGCCATTTCAGGTTTGATGCCCTGCGCGGGTGCCATCGCAGGTGAGCCGGTGGTCCGGGGTTTGTGCCAGCGGCGGTGAGAGGCGAGGTTGGCCGGGCAGCTAAACATCTTATCGCACTCGGGACAGCGATACTCGACCCTGACGATACGGGAGCACTTGTGCTGAGCCAAAGAGAAAGGATCCGCGTACGCCTCTTTGcacagctgacacacaaacTCCCCCAAAGGCTTGTTTCCTCCGGAGGACTGCGTCCTTGGCTTCATCTCCACCGGCCCCTCTTTGATTTTGAGCCCAAGCACCGGAGATGTCGTCACCTCGTCTTCAAAGTTGAGTTTTCTGATGGCTTTGGGTTTCTTGGAGGCGGGTTTAGGTTTGCGCTCAGCTGCGTCAGCTGCGGGTCTTTTAGTTGCGACCCGGTTGCCTGGTGCTGGGAGGCTGCTGGTGGTACCGCTACGGCTGCTGTTGCTGGTGCCGATTTTCAGGTCGACCGGGGCGTATATGAGGTGGTCGAGGCCAGAGAGGGAGGCAGGTGTCGGGAATGACTCGGCAGAAATGGGCGAGCCCAGATTGAAACTTCGCTCAAAATATCCCCTGTCGTGCTCCTGGCTGATGGGCCGGGTGGGGCTGTAGAGGGCCTGGCACACCGCCTCTGGGTTGCCGAACTGTGCCGGCTTCTCCAGTCTAGGTACCGGCGCATCAGCTGCTATGAAATCTGGCGATGCTGCGGCGCGGTCCGGACTGGACGCGAGGGACATCGGCGGGGAAGGGTCCGCCTGACTCGGCAAGGCAGCTGGGGTGGGCGGTTCCTGGAGGTCATCTTCGTCTGATCGGGTCCTGTAGGAAACATGTGCAgatttcttgtttctttttaccAGGAATCCTTTGGGCATCTTGGCAAGTAACAGCAGAAAGGCACTTCGGGGAGGTGGGTGAAGTCTCGAGTATCCAGGTTTGTTAAAAATATGGCAACACTAGAAGCATATGGGACTTTATCTCTCCAGTATATCGATCCTTCTGTTGCTGAAATGTTTTCGTCTCCAAGGCATAGCTCCACTCTTTTTATGCCGGAATGATGCTATTGTTCTcgcccccccacacccccctcCACCTCTGTTGCAGCATCCCCGGCCAATGGGATGAAACCAAGATCCCAGTGGATTTGATTGTGGGAGGGCTCTGCGCCTGGGTTTGGTGGATTTCGTTGGAGGATGTGCAGATAGCTTAGCAGATGTACTGGCGGTTTATTACATTAATGTGTGCGCTCAGCCCCTCCCCGAAAGAGGCACACGCCGGGACCCTCCTTTTTTTACGGTCTGATGGGCCCCTATACAAATGCACACGTGCCACGGCTTTGTGGCTCTCCTCTGGGGGCCACGGAGCTGCCAAAAGGAAATGTCCGTCACCGGCGCAATCATCACAATTTAGAATTAAGACGAGGATAAGACAAGCTTGGTTAAATACAAACCAAAAGCTCTTTTTGgttcattttctgctgtgatGTTGTTGAAAGAGGAGACATGCCTGGTAGCGTAAACCCCGCCTGTTGTGTTGTGCAGCTTCTCTCCATCCACGTTGTTTTCGCCTCCACATGGTtcacagttgtgtgttttttccattcATGCGCCAGCGTCTTTTACGCACGACCTTTACGCACATTAGACAAGTCTaccaacaaataaaacagaccaCTTTCTATAtgcctttattttattatgccTTAAATAAACACTGTTGAGGGagtgtttctttattttagGGCACGTGTCTGTCTCGGTAGTTTAACTCGACATATAAATCAGACATCTCGCTGCATACATAAGTAATAAGAAGGCCCTCTGGTCTTTGTGCACAATAGGCACGTCTGCTTGGATAtccctgtctctttttttttcgtTTGAAAGGCAAATTGACCTCTTAACTGTGAAACGGGACTCATGGCCAATCTGGCCCACAGATAGACGCGTGCTGGGCGGAATCAGCGCCTCAAACAAAGAAGGCCGCACCACAGGCTTGTGTTGCAAAATGCTACACAGATACCcaaagctaaaaaaaagaaTGCTCTTTTCCTGGATACAGTCTGAAAGTGTTGTTAGTACAGGATGTTCATTATTGAATATAGATCAATTCTGCTGAAAGCATCCACCAGAAATGTTTCAAGACATAAGTTTTCATTGCATTGGATCAAATGGTCAAACTCGTAAAGGTGTTGCGCGGCTCCTTATAGATTAATAAATTCTTAAAACAACAGTCAGTTGCAATAAAAGTGTCAAGCCCCTACTGGCTGCATAACAAAGACGACTTTTGCCGATTAATGCACTGCGCCCTGTTTCTTTACCAGCTCCCCTATGGTTTCTGTATCTCCTATACTCCCTATTTGTCTGCTTTTTTCGCTATAATGGCCAAATGTAGGGTGCAGTGCGCCACTTGGCAGAGAGCGCATTCCTTTTCCTTTCACTCTGCAGACCAGGGAGGAATTAATCTCCATCGTCGTACATTGTTCCCCTCATTTGCATAAAGCTGCAGTATGACCAAGTCAAATAATTACACAATCGGAGCTGAGCCGCAGGCCTATCCTTCCTTTCAATAGGCCTCTGTGTCCCGGTGCCTTCTCACCTGCCTGAAAGCACACCGTTATTTTGCTTAGAGGGGGTTAAATGACAGTTTCCATAAAACTGTGAGAAAGTAAGAAGATAAGAAATATGAAGTTTAGGAAAGTTTTAGAAATAACTTCTAGGTTGTTGTTAGGATCGAATTAAAACTAATAAAccttttaactttttaatttaGTGACTGTAAGTTTGATCTTTTAGAAGTGGGCCTACTGATTGAACATATACGTTTTTTccccttgtttgtttgttcacagACTCGTCTATATTAAACTGTATTCGCTCTAAATGACACTAGGTCTCTGTGTTTAGGGAGTATCCATCGCTTTGTTACTGCTTCTTTCAGTGTGCGCATCTATTAGCTGTTTGTTGGGACTGCAGCAAAAGCTTTGATGGCATTTTAACGAGTTCCTCTTTCCCCCGTGATAATTTCTGTGGGCGCGTGGGCCGGTGAGCTGGCCTTGGCCACACAGGCGCATGCGCGTGTTTGCTCAGTGGCGCGTGCTGCCCTGCCCGGACGGTAAGCATAGGCGCCTCATTAGcatacagctgcagctgctttaaTGCAGCCTCGACTACATACTGCTAAACCCTACCGCATGCTGTGCGATTTTAAATGTTGCTCTCATTTGCCTCTTGCCTCCAGGCTACACTGCAGGTTGTGTTAGGTTATATGATAAAAAGTAGtcaattagttttattttaaagtcatGCATAATCCTGTTTTCTTACAGTGTCCAGTTTTCTGTAAATATTCTTTTAGAAAAACTGCTCTAGGCCTCACAGGGCAAAACTAAACTGTATAACCGTTTGAAGATAAATCAATTTCTGTCTGACCTCAAAGTGGAGCGTTTACTTCATTGCACCACCTACAGGATGCAGCATTAATGATGaggacacacagagaaagtttACATTGAGTTGTGCACTCCAATGTGTTTGCAGGTATCTGGCCATGCTGATTCTGTCAAACATTAATCACTGTTAGTGAAGGAGCTGTGGGACAGTTTGGTGTTTTCACAGAGATTTGATTAGTCTGACCTTATTCTCACCAGAGATGCACAGAAACCTCCTCTACTTCCCAGATGAATGAGTGGCTCCATGCACGGTGCCAAACCCAAGCCAATTGGAAAGTGCAACAGGACATGACAGTAATTGATGCTCACTACATGGCGCACCTTGAATACATTGTCAATCAATTATTGTTATGGATTAGCTGAGTTCCTATTCTGGCTGCTTGTAATCTGATAGAGGGCtctttcagcaccatggagagaGTCAGCGAGGGACCCAGATTTAATCAGGCTGGCTGTGGACACAGCATAGCCTCAGCTTCAGCCTTTGTCCCTGCAACTGAGAGCATGCAGGCACCAACAAGAGAACAATGATGCAGTAGAACAAAAGGCCCAGAGTTGAATGAAGTGATTGGTTTTTAAATATAGTTCTAAATGGGTTTGTGTAAAATGTATCCTAACTATCTCTGGAGAGGGAAACAGCCAAACCATTATGGCTCAATTCTCTTCTATAATTAGTTTATTAATCTACCTGTTTGTTCGCAGGTCTTATGTCTTAACTCATTAGAGCATTTGTGTGTCACATATTTACCAGTATTTCTCCAGTGTGggttaaatatatttatgtttttattgaataaCATTACTTATGAAAGAGTAAAGATAATGTCAGAATTTTGTCAACAACTGAAAATCAGATTTATAAAGTCAGATTTTATCGGATTTCAGCTGATCATGTATCAGCTGTTGAGACTTTTAAAAGAatttttagatatttatttGATGATGAGTGGTAGCATTAGTCGGACCTTTCTGTTGGAATATAAATCACAGAACCATCCAGTAAATCCTTGTGTTGTGCTGAAATCTGTGCTTCTGTTTAAAACTGAATGTGAATTGATGCAATTCGGATATTGTAGATTTCAGTATGCCACTTCTTCTACTGTTCTTTGTGCTAAGAGCCTTGTGACACTTTCAGCAGAGTCAGCTGTGGGCTCGGGTTACACTTTCTTGATTGCTTGCTTGATTCCTCATTTCTGGTTTTTCACGGAAGGACTGGAAAACCGTCCATTGTCAGGGAAGTCAAtatgtcactgtgtaaacagCAGCCAAACTGCACCTGTAAGgagcaacaacaacataatGTTTGTAGCGGGCTTTTGGAAAAGAAACCAGACTGTAGCAGCCGGAGGATCAATGGGGAAATTGCCTGTTTGGCCATGAGAGCAACACAGAGGTCACTGTCTAGACTTTAGAGTGTACTTTAAAAAGATGCCCACGAGACCAGGTTACCATGAAAAGCCCCGTAAAGTGGTACAGCTCTGAGCTTTAGACTAATGGACCTTGGTGTTGACTGGGAATGTCCCTGATGTAATCTGTACTTTTGACAATGATGCTGATGACTGCATGAGGAGAAGGAACGATGTCTCTGGTCTTTTCTGTGATTTCAGAAAAGGTTCTGCAATGCTGGGTAGTACTCGTTTTGTATGCTGTGTACTGCAGTGCAACTGAAAAATGTTGCTTGTGACTTCAGGAAAACCATAGATGGTTATATTCAGCGTTGTGTGTGCATAAATGTATGAACAAAGGCTTCAAAGGGACAACaccagattttcttttcttgtaaAGAACCACTTTAAAGAGGCCTTCCTACATATCAGGCATATCAGTTGCTCAAATCCCAAGGGCATGTTTAGCCTTAATTTACTCATCGAAAACATCAGAGTGTCTCTCAATAATCTCTTCAGTCCATTGGTTGTTTGGGGTGGAGTCCCCTGTCAGAAAGCATGCCCTGGAATGTTAAACACTAATTCACCTCTGAGCTGTGGAGGTGGATAAAGTGATTGTTCTATCTGGGAGCTGATTAAAACAGGCTCTGGCCTGTTTCTCCCCTCTGCGTTCACCTCTGACGTCCATCACATTCATTTCTGTATTCATGAGCTGATGAGAAAGCGCAAGCCGAGCGGCTGCTGTATTACAGATAATAAGACCAGCGGGCACCACATTCGCTGCCACAGGTTTCCCTCTGCCCTGGCTCATTCAATTACTTCATAAGAGTTCTCTAAGGCACAGCTGCACTATGGGGGTGAAGAGGAGTAAATTGAGGTACATTCATGtagatacacacatgcacacatgcacttcaCAGATCCAAAGAAATGGAGGAGGCACACATGCTGTAGCAAGAGAAGCCAGCATAAAAAGGATCTTACCGAAAGGCATTTGGCTTACTAGTCAATACATTTCTCACATAAGAAGACAACAAAACAGATGCATCCTCTGTTGCTCACTGGCTCCTTTAAGATTGTGATGATATTGATAATCActtcatgaaaaatgaaatcaggGCCATTTCTCATAGACTCCATATATGAGGTCACCATTATCTTGATGAAAGTgtagacagcagctgtatcatCTTAGAGCATGAAAGATGGACTCTGGCAGACCTAATGGGCCATATCCTTTATCTATTGACATTTGGAGCTCCACACTGGTCATCTTTCTCATAGCCTTAGTCAGCTTATCTCACTTCTTCATACAAATATGCAATAACACGTCCAGCTTTTTGTTAAATACACAAATGTCCCATTTGTAGAATTAATATTCACAATGTTAAATTCTGGACAGTCGAGCTAAAGATGTCCGCCCTGATCTTAAAGAAGACTGGttgctgtccatggtgctgaaccTCTGCCCTTGAGTTTACAGTGGTAACTGTTTCTTAGCATCTCATGCTCTATAAAATACACAGGGCCAGTGGGAAATAAAAGCAGGCACCACATCATTGGCTTCAAGTACCTGAAATGACAAACCAACCTAATGAACACTTGTACATTATGTCAACTGGATTGGTGGTAATGTACTACTGAAATAAGTTTTATTTCACATAAAGCTAATCATTTCTAGTTTTTTTACACTATTactatagattttttttattttgaaaatttaaTTAGTAGTCATTAATAGCCATTTCTGGAAATATGCTGATCTGAATGGAAATTGCTACAGTTGCTTAACCTAGTTTatcttacacagacacacagactcgAAACAGATGGCCTGGTCCTGTccaaggtttaaaaaaaaatccatctacCAGCACTAAAAGTTTCTTAATTTAGCCTAAACATGATGTGAATCCGTTCACTAATTTATCACATTTAATCTAGTCCATTCATTATATATttagcaaaacaaataaaattagcTTAGAGGTGTGAGTGGGCATGTTTTGTTAAGGACAGAGCCAAGCCAGCGGTTTGCTCCTGTtcccagtttttattttgctaagCTCCCTGGCTGCATATTTaccatacacacaaaacagcagttgTGCTTTTTAAgcttatttcccaaaatgtcaaattttcaTTTAAGTAATTTCAGCTACTGACTAATATACAATTTCACCACACGTTTGAACCATTTTTTATCTACTGTTGTTGTGGCCGTTCCCATATAGAATTGTCCAAGTCATGTGTAAAACACTGGGTCCCAGTATGTGACTTCATCCTTAACGTCATGTATGATAGGTGAAAAACTTTTTCTTGACCTTTGAATTTGGAAGGCcacattttccaaacaaaatATTCCCAGAATTGGCACACTCTTCATTACATGGCATAATTTGCATTCTCTTATAATCGTGCTGCTTCCTTGATTATTAAATGATCACCCTAATTAGGGAGCATAATAGGGTTAATCAGACTCTGCTCATCACACTTATTATTAttcctgcaaaaaaaagaaggaaaaagataCAGTACTTGATTAATTATATCAGCCTTTTCATCCGTTGGGCTAGCACCCCCTAAACCCCCCC
The nucleotide sequence above comes from Mastacembelus armatus chromosome 22, fMasArm1.2, whole genome shotgun sequence. Encoded proteins:
- the insm1b gene encoding insulinoma-associated protein 1b encodes the protein MPKGFLVKRNKKSAHVSYRTRSDEDDLQEPPTPAALPSQADPSPPMSLASSPDRAAASPDFIAADAPVPRLEKPAQFGNPEAVCQALYSPTRPISQEHDRGYFERSFNLGSPISAESFPTPASLSGLDHLIYAPVDLKIGTSNSSRSGTTSSLPAPGNRVATKRPAADAAERKPKPASKKPKAIRKLNFEDEVTTSPVLGLKIKEGPVEMKPRTQSSGGNKPLGEFVCQLCKEAYADPFSLAQHKCSRIVRVEYRCPECDKMFSCPANLASHRRWHKPRTTGSPAMAPAQGIKPEMAKMPPLGVKSVSEEAKDMSDRDTPSPGLSESGSEDGSYDCQFCGKRFKRQAYLRKHIMGHQALQKKVLEENGFQTSDRAPEQALMSTSSSSSSSSSSSSSSSSEEASNQSPLNLSPVDCLLCPVCGESFTSRAGQERHLRLMHSSQIYPCKYCPATLYSSPGLTRHINKCHPSENRQVILLQMPVRPAC